GGTCAAGGGCTTTGTTTTTGATTGTGACGGACACCTTCTGCATTTTCGAAACAATTATACGCTTGAATTGGTGAAAAAATTATTAAAAGGTAATTTAGTGCGTCATGAACGAAACGCCTGGATCAACAATTTTGGTATTTTTAGCCGCTATCCTTTTCAGGCCAACCTGCATGCGCTCCCCAAGCCAATCGCCAATGAATGTTTGTGGGGGTTTATTCGTGCCACCGACTCCCGGGCCAACAGCAGCCAGGAGAATTTTTTAAAATGGATACATACTACTTTTGGCAAAGGCATCGCCAGGCATTTTATGATCCCTTACAATAAGAAATTCTGGACGCATCCTTTGGGTCGGATGAGTTGTCCCTGGGCAGATAAATTTATCCCTCAGTTTGGCCTATCGGAAGTGGTTAATGGATTTTTTGAAAATAGCAGTAATCATTTAGGTTATAATGCTTTTTTTTGGTATCCCAAAAAAGGAGGGATAATCCAGCTGCCGATGGCCTTTGAAGAACAGATCGGTGAAGTTTCCAAGAATTGCTGTGTCAGCGGGATCGATCTTAAAAAGAAGGAGATAACCGTAAAAGGCAGGGGCAAGGAGAGCTTTGACACCTTGATTTTAACAATACCTCTTCCCGAGTTGATCAAAATAATCAAGCCGCTACCCGGCCGGATCCTTGATAGTTTCAATAGGCTGCGCTGGAATTCGATTTTTAATTTAAATCTGGGCGTAGAAGGGGTTTGCCAAGAGGGCAAGCATTGGGTGTATTTCCCGCACAAAGAGACAGTCTTTTTTAGGGCAGGATTTTTTCATAATTTTTCCAGTGGTACCACTCCTTTCGGAAAAAGTGCATTGTATACAGAAGTTTCATATCCAAAGAACAAACTTATCAACAGGGAAAGGATGGTTAAACGGATTTTAAATGATCTTCATAAGGTAGGAATTTTAAATAAAGATAACAGGGTGGTGGCCTTAGATACCAATGATATAAAATACGGTTATCCGATCTATGACCGGTATTATCCCCGGGCAACTGCGGAAATAAAGAAATTTTTATCGTCTAATAACGTAATTGCCTGCGGGCGTTATGGAGGCTGGCAGTACATGTCGATGGAAGACGCGCTCTTAGACGGCAAAGAAGCAGCCTCAACCGTTTAAACCGGCAAACAATCCTAAAAGAAATGCTTTCAATAATAGTTGTAACTTTTGATAGCGGTAGATATATCAAACCGTGCCTGGATTCTATATTTAGGCAGGGGTATGAGGATTTGGAAGTAATTGTTGTTGATAACGGCTCAAGGGACAGAACTTGCGATTTTATAAAAGAAAATTATCCTAAAGCCAGGTTAATCACAAATAAGCAGAATTTAGGCGCCTGCCATGCGAAAAATCAAGGTATTGAAATTGCTTCGGGTGGATGGGTCTTAACCTTGGATTGTGACGTTGTATTAGGGGACGGGTTTATCCGGGAGATTATGGAATTTGCAAATAATTCCAGAGATTCAATAGGTATGATCCAGCCAAAGATTTTAACTCAAGGCAAAAAAGAGATTTATTCCTGCGGCATACATTTTTCTTGGTTAAGCAGGTTCCATGATATCGGTAAAGGTTTAGCGGATACGCAAAGATTTAACGTTGCGCTCCCTATTTTTGGAGCTTGCTGCGCGGCGGCTTTATATAGGCGCAAGATGCTTGAAGACGTAAAAGACAGGCATGGTTACTTTGACGAAAGGTTCTTTTTCCTTTTTGAGGACGCGGATTTATCCTGGCGCGCGCAAAAAAGAGGATGGCTTTGCATGTATTGTCCTAAGCCAATGTGTTTTCACAGCGGAAACAGTTCAGCTACGGATAAAAAAACCCGGCAAATTTTAAGTTTTAGCAACCGGCGGTTGGCAATATTTAAAAACCAAAATCCGGCACTCATTTTATTAATGTTTCCGTTGTACCTGGTTTATGACCTGCCTAGATTTCTAATACTGGCTGCGAAATTTAAGTGTAAATTTCCGAAATTCAGCGATTATAATCCATGGTGATGGTGAGCGTAGTTATCGTGACTATCAGGGCAAAAGATTATCTTAAGTCCTGCCTGGATTCTCTCAAGCAGCAGGGCCACCTTCCTTTTGAAATAATTGTCATTGATAATTCTCTTAAACCGGGCCTGGCTCAGGATATCCATAAACTATATCCATCGGTTAAGATTTATTCCGGATCCAGTGATTCATTTTACGCCCAGGCTTTGAAC
This genomic stretch from Candidatus Omnitrophota bacterium harbors:
- a CDS encoding FAD-dependent oxidoreductase; this encodes MTKKKIIILGAGLAGLSAAWHLKQRGIEATVFEKENSVGGLCRSKQVKGFVFDCDGHLLHFRNNYTLELVKKLLKGNLVRHERNAWINNFGIFSRYPFQANLHALPKPIANECLWGFIRATDSRANSSQENFLKWIHTTFGKGIARHFMIPYNKKFWTHPLGRMSCPWADKFIPQFGLSEVVNGFFENSSNHLGYNAFFWYPKKGGIIQLPMAFEEQIGEVSKNCCVSGIDLKKKEITVKGRGKESFDTLILTIPLPELIKIIKPLPGRILDSFNRLRWNSIFNLNLGVEGVCQEGKHWVYFPHKETVFFRAGFFHNFSSGTTPFGKSALYTEVSYPKNKLINRERMVKRILNDLHKVGILNKDNRVVALDTNDIKYGYPIYDRYYPRATAEIKKFLSSNNVIACGRYGGWQYMSMEDALLDGKEAASTV
- a CDS encoding glycosyltransferase family 2 protein gives rise to the protein MLSIIVVTFDSGRYIKPCLDSIFRQGYEDLEVIVVDNGSRDRTCDFIKENYPKARLITNKQNLGACHAKNQGIEIASGGWVLTLDCDVVLGDGFIREIMEFANNSRDSIGMIQPKILTQGKKEIYSCGIHFSWLSRFHDIGKGLADTQRFNVALPIFGACCAAALYRRKMLEDVKDRHGYFDERFFFLFEDADLSWRAQKRGWLCMYCPKPMCFHSGNSSATDKKTRQILSFSNRRLAIFKNQNPALILLMFPLYLVYDLPRFLILAAKFKCKFPKFSDYNPW